Within the Staphylococcus argenteus genome, the region CACGTACACATCGACCACCTTTATCTGTAGTGAAATCTCTCGTATCAGATACTGTCAAAACTGCTGCTTTAACAGTACGATTTAAATCAACGTTTTTATGTTCACCCATTACAAATCACTCCTTTTATTTAATTAACCAAATAATAAATTCATTAAATGCGCTGCATCTGATGTTCGCGTCATACCATGAATTAAAAACCTTCCACCATCAAATGCGACAATACGATGCCCTTTAAATTCAAACATTATCATATACGTATTACTTCGATAATTTAATTGTTGTTCATTTAAAAATTGAATGAGCATCTCTTGTGTAATTGCAGCATTTTCATATTGAACAGTATCTCTACCACATAATGTTGCATAATATTGCTCATTTTTATTTAAATACGGATAATTCGGTGCATCACCACAAGTTGTACAGTTTGCACGTTGCATTTTACTGAAACCAAATGAATAATGACTACCATCCCAAATATCCCCGTAAGTTATTTTAGTTTCAATCGGTTGCTCCGTAAGTATTTTCATCGCATCTCTCAACTGTAAGCTCGTTGTCATCGTCACTGCAGGTTGAATAACGCCGACTGTGTCACATGTTAAATTTAATGCCGGTAATTGAGGTACTAAACAATTGAAACATGGCGTTTCTCCAGGAATAAATGTCGCTTCTGTGTATGTACTTTGTACTACACCACCATAAATCCAAGGAATACGATGTTTATATGCAAAATCATTAATTAATTGGCGCGTTTCAAAATTATCTGTTGCATCAATAATAACGTCAACACGCTGTCCATGTGACTCTAAAAAGTAATAATCAACATGTGTAATAAAATCTTCAACTTCAATATCACTCCGAATAGCTAACAGATGCTTTTTGGCAGCAACAACTTTGGGCATCATTTTCAGTGCATCATCTTCTGTAAATAGCGTTTGCCTTTGTAAATTACTAAATTCAATATAATCTCTATCAACGATTGTTAATTTAGCAATACCTGATCTCGTAAGACCTTCTGCTACATGTGTGCCTAAAGCCCCCATACCTACTATTAATGCATGTTTATGATTAATTTTTTCTTGACCCTTTTCACCAATTTGTTTAAATAAAATTTGTCTTGAATAACGTTCTCGGCTCACATTCAGTTATCCTTTCTTTTTGTCATTACTTTCATTATATGACGCGCGTCAATTTCGCTCAAAATTTGCGCCCAAAAAAGAGCCTAAAACATATTTAAAATGACGATAGAATCATTCTCTTCTATCATGTTTAAAACGTTTTAAACTCTTTCTTAATACACACTTTAATGATTACCCAATTGTGATAATTTCATGCGCCATCTGTTCCGCTTCATAATTAGAATGTGTCACAAAGATAATTGGTATATGCCATTCTTTAAAAATACGTTTAACTAATGTTATACTCTCATCTTTTGTAACATCATCCAAGCTAGAAAATGGTTCATCTAATAAAATTAAATCTGGCTTGGTACTGAGCGCTCGTGCAAGTGCTACGCGTTGTGCTTCCCCACCAGATAATGTCATTGGATATTGATCGATTAAATGATTGATATTTAATGTTTTCATTAACTGATTAATATGCTCTGAAGGTTCAGCCATAAATGTGATATTTTT harbors:
- a CDS encoding ThiF family adenylyltransferase: MSRERYSRQILFKQIGEKGQEKINHKHALIVGMGALGTHVAEGLTRSGIAKLTIVDRDYIEFSNLQRQTLFTEDDALKMMPKVVAAKKHLLAIRSDIEVEDFITHVDYYFLESHGQRVDVIIDATDNFETRQLINDFAYKHRIPWIYGGVVQSTYTEATFIPGETPCFNCLVPQLPALNLTCDTVGVIQPAVTMTTSLQLRDAMKILTEQPIETKITYGDIWDGSHYSFGFSKMQRANCTTCGDAPNYPYLNKNEQYYATLCGRDTVQYENAAITQEMLIQFLNEQQLNYRSNTYMIMFEFKGHRIVAFDGGRFLIHGMTRTSDAAHLMNLLFG
- a CDS encoding ATP-binding cassette domain-containing protein, which encodes MLKINLKYQLKDTLIHINIDDVEPKIYAVRGPSGIGKTTVLNMIAGLRKADEAIIEVNGRMLTDTENNINVKIQQRHIGYLFQDYQLFPNMTVYKNITFMAEPSEHINQLMKTLNINHLIDQYPMTLSGGEAQRVALARALSTKPDLILLDEPFSSLDDVTKDESITLVKRIFKEWHIPIIFVTHSNYEAEQMAHEIITIG